In a genomic window of Streptococcus mitis NCTC 12261:
- the glgD gene encoding glucose-1-phosphate adenylyltransferase subunit GlgD gives MKIDKYSAILGNTVGFHDMSTLTDHRPVASLPFGGKYRLIDFPLSSLANAGVRSIFGIFQQDNISSVFDHIRSGREWGLSTLLSHYYLGIYNTRVESSTVGKEYYQQLLTYLKRSGSNQTVSLNCDVLINIDLNQVFHLHSTTKEPITVVYKKLSKKDISEVNAILEVDETDHVRSHKLFDSKLPDQIYNMSTDIFVVDTPWLIERLEEEAKKEHPEKLRYVLRDLAAKEGAFAYEYTGYLANIHSVESYYKANKDMLESQKFYSLFSPNQKIYTKVKNEEPTYYANTSKVSTSQFASGSIIEGQVANSVLSRNIHVHKDSLVKDSILFPRVVIGEGAQVEYAILDKGVEVADGVVIRGTAEHPVVVKKGAKVTEDIHS, from the coding sequence ATGAAGATTGATAAATATTCTGCCATTTTAGGAAACACAGTTGGTTTTCATGATATGTCAACACTGACAGACCATCGTCCAGTGGCTAGTTTGCCTTTCGGTGGTAAATATCGCTTGATCGACTTCCCACTTTCAAGTCTTGCTAATGCTGGTGTCCGTAGTATCTTTGGTATTTTCCAACAAGATAATATTAGCTCAGTCTTTGACCATATCCGTTCTGGTCGTGAGTGGGGATTGTCAACTCTTCTTAGCCACTACTATCTAGGTATTTACAATACCCGTGTGGAAAGTAGTACAGTTGGAAAAGAATACTACCAACAGCTTCTTACTTATTTGAAACGTTCTGGCTCAAACCAAACAGTTTCACTTAACTGTGATGTTTTGATTAATATTGATTTGAACCAAGTTTTCCATCTACATAGTACAACAAAAGAGCCTATCACTGTAGTTTATAAAAAACTATCTAAGAAAGACATTTCAGAAGTAAACGCAATCTTGGAAGTGGATGAAACAGACCATGTTCGTTCTCATAAACTCTTTGATAGCAAGTTACCAGATCAAATCTATAACATGTCTACAGATATCTTTGTCGTTGATACACCTTGGTTGATAGAACGCTTGGAAGAAGAAGCTAAAAAAGAACATCCAGAGAAGTTGCGCTATGTTTTACGGGATTTGGCTGCAAAAGAAGGGGCTTTTGCCTACGAGTACACAGGCTACCTAGCCAACATTCACTCTGTAGAGTCTTATTACAAAGCTAACAAAGATATGCTTGAATCACAAAAATTCTACTCTCTCTTCTCACCAAATCAAAAGATTTATACAAAGGTCAAAAACGAAGAGCCAACTTATTATGCTAATACATCCAAGGTAAGCACTTCTCAGTTTGCCTCTGGTAGTATTATTGAAGGTCAAGTGGCTAATTCTGTTTTATCACGTAATATTCATGTCCATAAGGATAGCTTGGTTAAAGATAGCATCTTATTCCCTCGTGTTGTTATTGGAGAAGGAGCTCAGGTAGAATATGCTATCTTGGACAAGGGTGTTGAAGTTGCGGATGGAGTTGTGATCCGTGGAACTGCAGAACATCCAGTCGTCGTTAAGAAAGGTGCTAAAGTAACAGAGGATATTCATTCATGA
- a CDS encoding glucose-1-phosphate adenylyltransferase — protein sequence MKNEMLALILAGGQGTRLGKLTQSIAKPAVQFGGRYRIIDFALSNCANSGINNVGVITQYQPLALNNHIGNGSSWGLDGINSGVSILQPYSASEGNRWFEGTSHAIYQNIDYIDSVNPEYVLILSGDHIYKMDYDDMLQSHKDNNASLTVAVLDVPLKEASRFGIMNTDANNRIVEFEEKPAQPKSTKASMGIYIFDWQRLRNMLIVAEKSKVDMSDFGKNVIPNYLESGESVYAYEFNGYWKDVGTIESLWEANMEYISPENALDSRNRQWKIYSRNLISPPNFLGANAHVEDSLVVDGCFVDGTVKHSILSTGAQVREGAEVVDSVIMSGAIVGQGAKIKRAIIGEGAVISDGVEIDGTEEVQVVGYDEVVGVATDED from the coding sequence ATGAAGAATGAAATGTTAGCTTTGATTCTTGCTGGTGGGCAAGGAACTCGTCTCGGTAAACTTACTCAAAGCATCGCAAAACCAGCTGTGCAATTTGGTGGGCGCTACCGTATCATTGACTTTGCTCTTTCAAACTGTGCCAACTCAGGCATCAACAATGTTGGAGTCATTACACAGTACCAACCACTTGCTCTCAATAACCATATTGGTAATGGTTCAAGCTGGGGACTAGATGGTATCAATTCTGGTGTCTCTATTCTTCAACCTTATTCTGCAAGTGAAGGAAATCGTTGGTTTGAGGGGACTAGCCACGCCATTTACCAAAATATTGATTATATCGACAGTGTAAACCCTGAGTATGTTTTGATTCTATCTGGGGACCATATCTACAAAATGGATTATGATGATATGCTCCAGTCTCACAAGGATAATAATGCTAGTTTGACAGTAGCAGTTCTTGATGTTCCTCTTAAGGAAGCTAGCCGTTTTGGTATCATGAATACAGATGCAAACAATCGTATTGTTGAATTTGAAGAAAAACCAGCTCAACCTAAATCTACCAAAGCTTCTATGGGAATCTATATCTTTGATTGGCAACGTCTCCGCAATATGCTTATTGTTGCTGAAAAGAGCAAAGTCGATATGTCAGACTTCGGTAAAAATGTTATTCCAAACTACCTTGAGTCAGGTGAAAGTGTCTATGCCTATGAATTTAATGGTTACTGGAAAGACGTTGGTACAATTGAGTCTCTTTGGGAAGCGAACATGGAGTATATTTCTCCAGAAAATGCCTTAGATAGCCGTAACCGTCAATGGAAGATTTACTCAAGAAACTTAATTTCACCACCAAACTTCCTTGGGGCAAATGCTCATGTGGAAGATTCCTTGGTTGTCGATGGCTGTTTCGTAGATGGAACTGTTAAACATTCTATCCTCTCAACAGGTGCGCAAGTTCGCGAAGGGGCAGAAGTAGTAGATTCAGTTATCATGAGTGGTGCAATTGTCGGTCAGGGAGCTAAAATCAAACGTGCCATTATTGGTGAAGGTGCAGTTATTTCTGATGGTGTCGAAATTGATGGGACAGAAGAAGTACAGGTTGTAGGATATGATGAAGTAGTGGGGGTAGCAACAGATGAAGATTGA
- the glgB gene encoding 1,4-alpha-glucan branching protein GlgB: protein MDKNNALETFMTGENFHLQHYLGAHREEKNGEYGYTFRVWAPNAQAVHLVGDFTNWVENQIPMERNEFGVWEVFTSLAQEGQIYKYHITRANGHQLMKIDPLAVRYEARPGTGAILTDIPEKKWKDGLWLARRKRLSFEERPVNIYEAHAGSWKRNPDGSPYSFAQLKDELIPYLVEMNYTHIEFMPLMSHPLGLSWGYQLMGYFALEHAYGRPEEFQDFVEECHLNNIGVIVDWVPGHFTINDDALAYYDGTPTFEYQDHNKAHNYGWGALNFDLGKNEVQSFLISSIKFWIDFYHLDGIRVDAVSNMLYLDYDDAPWTPNKDGGNLNYEGYYFLQRLNNVIKLAHPDVMMIAEESSSATQITDTKDSDGLGFDYKWNMGWMNDILRFYEEDPIYRKYDFNLVTFSFMYVFNENYLLPFSHDEVVHGKKSMMHKMWGDRYNQFAGLRNLYTYQICHPGKKLLFMGSEYGQFLEWKSEEQLEWSNLEDPMNAKMKYFTSQLNQFYKDHRCLWEIDTSYDGIEIIDADNRDQSVLSFIRKGKKDDMLVCIFNMAPVERKDFTIGLPVAGIYEEVWNTELEEWGGVWKEHNQTVQTQEGLWKDYEQTLTFTLPAMGASVWKIKRRLKPTKTVTSKNQKGVENEE from the coding sequence ATGGATAAGAATAATGCTTTAGAAACCTTTATGACAGGTGAAAATTTTCACCTCCAGCACTATCTGGGAGCTCATAGGGAAGAAAAAAATGGAGAGTATGGCTATACTTTTCGTGTGTGGGCGCCTAATGCTCAGGCTGTTCACTTGGTAGGGGATTTCACCAATTGGGTTGAAAATCAAATTCCGATGGAACGGAATGAATTTGGAGTCTGGGAAGTCTTTACCAGTCTTGCTCAAGAAGGCCAAATTTATAAGTACCATATCACGCGTGCAAATGGTCATCAACTGATGAAGATTGACCCTTTGGCTGTTCGATATGAGGCACGACCTGGTACTGGGGCTATTTTAACAGATATTCCAGAAAAGAAATGGAAGGATGGCCTCTGGCTAGCCCGTAGAAAACGCTTGAGCTTTGAAGAGCGTCCTGTCAATATTTATGAGGCTCATGCTGGCTCTTGGAAGAGAAATCCGGATGGCAGCCCCTATAGTTTTGCTCAATTGAAAGATGAACTTATTCCTTACTTGGTTGAGATGAATTATACTCACATTGAGTTTATGCCCCTGATGTCTCACCCACTAGGTTTGAGTTGGGGCTATCAGCTTATGGGTTACTTTGCTCTAGAGCATGCCTATGGTCGTCCTGAAGAATTTCAAGATTTTGTTGAGGAATGTCACTTAAACAATATAGGCGTTATTGTAGACTGGGTACCTGGTCACTTTACTATCAATGATGATGCCTTGGCCTATTATGATGGAACACCGACTTTTGAATACCAAGACCATAATAAGGCTCATAACTACGGTTGGGGAGCTCTCAATTTTGACCTTGGAAAGAATGAAGTCCAGTCCTTTTTGATTTCTAGTATCAAGTTTTGGATTGACTTTTACCATCTAGATGGTATTCGCGTAGATGCCGTTAGCAATATGCTCTATCTTGACTACGATGATGCTCCATGGACACCTAATAAAGATGGTGGCAATCTCAACTATGAAGGCTATTATTTCCTTCAACGCTTAAATAATGTGATTAAACTAGCTCATCCAGATGTGATGATGATTGCAGAAGAAAGTTCATCAGCTACTCAGATTACTGACACTAAGGATTCAGATGGTCTAGGATTTGACTACAAGTGGAATATGGGCTGGATGAATGATATCCTCCGATTCTACGAAGAAGATCCGATTTACCGTAAATATGACTTTAATCTGGTGACTTTCAGCTTTATGTATGTTTTCAATGAAAACTATCTCCTACCATTCTCGCACGATGAAGTGGTTCATGGCAAGAAGAGTATGATGCACAAGATGTGGGGAGATCGCTACAATCAATTTGCAGGCTTACGTAATCTCTACACTTACCAAATTTGTCACCCTGGTAAGAAATTGCTCTTTATGGGTAGCGAATACGGCCAATTCCTAGAATGGAAATCTGAAGAGCAGTTGGAATGGTCTAACCTAGAAGATCCAATGAATGCTAAGATGAAGTATTTCACTTCTCAGCTAAACCAGTTTTACAAAGACCACCGCTGTCTGTGGGAAATTGATACCAGCTATGATGGTATTGAAATCATCGATGCGGATAATCGAGACCAGAGTGTTCTTTCCTTCATCCGTAAGGGTAAGAAGGATGATATGTTAGTCTGTATCTTTAATATGGCACCTGTTGAACGAAAAGATTTTACAATCGGACTTCCTGTTGCAGGGATTTACGAAGAAGTCTGGAATACTGAGTTAGAAGAGTGGGGAGGCGTTTGGAAAGAACATAATCAAACTGTGCAAACGCAAGAAGGGCTATGGAAAGATTATGAGCAGACCTTGACCTTTACCCTACCGGCTATGGGAGCAAGTGTTTGGAAAATCAAACGTCGCTTGAAACCTACTAAAACCGTCACAAGTAAAAACCAAAAAGGAGTAGAAAATGAAGAATGA
- a CDS encoding NADP-dependent glyceraldehyde-3-phosphate dehydrogenase, which translates to MTRYQNLVNGKWKSAEKEITIYSPINQEELGTVPAMTQAEVDEAMKAARAALPAWRALSAVERAAYLHKTAAILERDKEEIGTILAKEVAKGIKAAIGEVVRTADLIRYAAEEGLRITGQAMEGGGFEAASKNKLAVVRREPVGVVLAIAPFNYPVNLSASKIAPALIAGNVVMFKPPTQGSISGLLLAKAFEEAGIPAGVFNTITGRGSEIGDYIIEHKEVNFINFTGSTPIGERIGRLAGMRPIMLELGGKDAALVLEDADLEHAAKQIVAGAFSYSGQRCTAIKRVIVIESVADTLAALLQAEVTKLTVGDPFDNADITPVIDNASADFIWGLIDDAQEKGAQALTPIKREGNLLWPVLFDQVTKDIKVAWEEPFGPVLPIIRVASVEEAIAFANESEFGLQSSVFTNDFKKAFEIAEKLEVGTVHINNKTQRGPDNFPFLGVKGSGAGVQGIKYSIEAMTNVKSIVFDVK; encoded by the coding sequence TTGACAAGATATCAGAATTTAGTAAATGGAAAATGGAAATCAGCTGAAAAAGAAATTACGATTTATTCACCAATAAACCAAGAAGAATTAGGGACTGTTCCAGCTATGACTCAGGCAGAAGTAGATGAGGCTATGAAAGCTGCGCGTGCAGCCCTGCCAGCTTGGCGAGCTTTATCAGCAGTTGAACGTGCGGCTTATTTGCACAAAACAGCAGCTATTTTAGAACGTGATAAGGAAGAAATTGGTACTATACTTGCCAAAGAAGTGGCAAAGGGAATTAAAGCAGCTATTGGAGAAGTGGTGCGTACCGCAGACTTGATTCGCTATGCTGCTGAGGAAGGTCTCCGTATCACTGGACAAGCAATGGAAGGTGGCGGTTTTGAAGCAGCAAGTAAAAATAAATTGGCCGTTGTTCGTCGCGAGCCAGTTGGTGTCGTGCTGGCTATCGCTCCCTTTAATTATCCAGTTAATTTATCTGCTTCTAAAATTGCACCTGCCTTGATTGCAGGGAATGTAGTCATGTTTAAGCCACCAACACAAGGTTCTATTTCTGGGCTCTTGTTGGCTAAAGCGTTTGAAGAAGCAGGGATTCCGGCTGGTGTTTTCAATACCATTACGGGTCGTGGTTCAGAAATTGGGGATTATATCATTGAACACAAAGAAGTCAACTTCATCAACTTTACAGGTTCAACTCCTATCGGAGAACGTATTGGTCGTTTAGCTGGTATGCGTCCAATCATGTTGGAGCTTGGTGGGAAAGATGCAGCCTTAGTACTAGAAGATGCAGATTTGGAACATGCTGCCAAGCAAATTGTTGCGGGTGCCTTTAGCTATTCAGGTCAACGTTGCACAGCCATTAAACGTGTTATTGTTATCGAAAGTGTAGCAGATACACTAGCTGCTTTGCTTCAAGCAGAGGTTACTAAATTAACAGTTGGCGATCCATTCGACAATGCTGATATCACACCAGTTATCGACAATGCTTCAGCAGACTTTATTTGGGGCTTGATTGATGATGCACAAGAAAAAGGTGCTCAGGCTCTTACACCAATCAAACGCGAAGGCAATCTTCTATGGCCAGTGCTTTTTGACCAAGTTACAAAAGATATCAAAGTGGCATGGGAAGAGCCATTTGGTCCTGTTTTACCAATTATCCGTGTGGCTAGTGTAGAGGAAGCCATTGCCTTTGCCAACGAATCTGAATTCGGCCTTCAATCCTCAGTCTTTACAAATGATTTCAAAAAAGCATTTGAAATTGCTGAAAAACTTGAAGTGGGTACAGTTCATATAAATAATAAAACCCAGCGTGGTCCAGATAATTTCCCATTCCTTGGTGTCAAAGGTTCTGGCGCTGGAGTGCAAGGAATTAAATATAGTATTGAAGCGATGACAAATGTCAAATCCATTGTTTTTGATGTGAAATGA
- the pulA gene encoding type I pullulanase yields the protein MFNYPVVIHFHRKNGDYAACSFSRKQADNVEKLYYENNFFGAKFSFTVTSQEKLENLKFSVEIDGTVKEYSVRYNYYPLLTEVWILEGDETVYYSENPAIASPYYKDQNPFAFDRAIHSASFDHHWGYQGELGYSLSDYQTSFKLWAPTATAVQVVVYENTSNDAPIWKTFNLERGNSYSYSHKYNTIGVWSLDLDENLAGKAYQYQIDFPHHQTVTRDPYTIATSPDGKRSVILSHQDRQVEGFVVKHGTEAPWRLENPCKAVICEMHIRDLTKSPTSGVAEHLRGTFLGAAQTGTVNQFGQATAFDYIKELGCNYVQLQPIFDRHKEYDEDGNVTYNWGYDPQNYNAPEPSFSSNPDDPGQVIRDLKTMVQAYHDAGIGVIMDVVYNHTFSTVDAPFQTTVPDYYYRMNPDGTFQNGTGVGNETASEHEMFRKYMIDSLLYWVQEYNIDGFRFDLMGIHDVKTMQAIRWALDEVDPCIITYGEGWDMGTGLATYDKAKKDNAYQMPNIGFFNDNQRDAVKGGEVYGAIKSGFVSGAATEPIIAKAILGSRELGSYLSPNQVLNYVEAHDNYNLHDLLATLHPDQSSDQIMRKVETATAMNLLMQGMSFMEIGQEFGRTKLIPTGEHGQLTSADRERAMNSYNAPDSVNQINWDLINERQESIDFVRQIIRLKTQTSAFSYPTYEEVYRHVFVHTAAENSGWIVYEIHGGPEHLLVVFNAKGTSLYFENAGNLEMLVTNSRSKQENVIDDTSVAVLKVLS from the coding sequence ATGTTTAATTACCCTGTAGTCATCCATTTTCATCGAAAAAACGGGGATTATGCAGCCTGTTCATTTAGTAGAAAACAGGCGGACAATGTTGAAAAATTGTATTATGAAAATAACTTTTTTGGAGCAAAGTTCTCCTTCACAGTTACAAGTCAAGAAAAGTTAGAAAACCTGAAGTTTTCTGTCGAGATTGATGGGACAGTTAAGGAATATTCCGTGCGTTATAACTACTATCCGCTTCTGACAGAAGTTTGGATTTTAGAGGGCGACGAGACTGTTTATTATTCTGAAAACCCAGCCATTGCTAGTCCTTACTACAAAGATCAAAATCCATTTGCTTTTGATAGAGCAATACATAGCGCTAGTTTTGATCACCACTGGGGCTACCAAGGAGAACTAGGTTACAGTCTTTCAGATTATCAGACTAGCTTTAAACTTTGGGCTCCTACGGCTACTGCTGTACAGGTGGTTGTCTACGAAAATACCAGCAACGACGCTCCGATTTGGAAAACCTTTAATCTAGAGCGTGGTAATAGCTATTCATACAGTCATAAGTACAATACCATTGGTGTTTGGAGTCTAGACTTAGATGAAAATCTTGCTGGCAAGGCTTATCAGTATCAGATTGACTTTCCTCACCACCAGACTGTGACGAGAGATCCTTACACGATTGCCACAAGTCCTGACGGCAAACGTTCCGTAATTCTTTCTCATCAAGACAGACAAGTAGAAGGATTTGTGGTCAAACATGGAACAGAAGCGCCTTGGCGTTTGGAAAATCCATGTAAAGCAGTTATCTGTGAAATGCATATCCGAGATTTAACCAAATCTCCGACCTCTGGAGTTGCAGAGCATCTCCGTGGAACCTTCCTTGGTGCTGCCCAGACTGGAACTGTAAACCAATTCGGACAAGCAACCGCCTTTGACTATATCAAAGAACTTGGCTGCAACTATGTTCAACTCCAGCCTATCTTTGATCGCCATAAGGAATACGATGAGGATGGAAATGTAACCTATAACTGGGGTTATGACCCTCAAAACTACAATGCACCAGAACCAAGTTTTTCTAGTAATCCAGATGATCCAGGGCAGGTCATTCGTGATTTGAAGACCATGGTTCAAGCCTATCACGATGCGGGGATTGGTGTCATTATGGACGTGGTTTATAATCACACCTTTTCAACGGTTGATGCACCTTTCCAAACAACTGTCCCTGATTACTACTATCGTATGAATCCAGACGGTACCTTCCAGAATGGAACAGGTGTTGGAAATGAAACAGCCAGTGAACACGAAATGTTCCGCAAGTACATGATTGATTCTCTTCTATACTGGGTACAGGAATACAATATTGACGGCTTCCGTTTTGACTTGATGGGTATTCATGATGTCAAAACCATGCAAGCGATTCGTTGGGCGCTAGATGAGGTTGATCCCTGTATTATCACTTATGGAGAAGGCTGGGATATGGGAACAGGTCTTGCAACTTATGATAAGGCCAAGAAGGATAATGCCTACCAAATGCCAAATATCGGATTCTTCAATGATAATCAGCGTGATGCGGTCAAAGGAGGAGAAGTTTATGGTGCAATCAAGTCAGGATTTGTAAGTGGTGCAGCCACTGAACCAATCATTGCCAAGGCCATTCTTGGTAGCCGAGAATTGGGTTCTTATCTCAGTCCAAACCAGGTTCTCAACTATGTTGAAGCCCATGACAATTACAATCTTCATGATTTGTTGGCGACTCTTCATCCTGATCAAAGTTCAGACCAGATTATGCGCAAGGTTGAGACAGCGACAGCAATGAACCTTCTCATGCAAGGAATGTCCTTTATGGAAATTGGCCAAGAATTTGGTCGAACCAAATTAATTCCGACGGGTGAACATGGACAACTCACTTCGGCAGACCGAGAACGTGCTATGAATAGTTACAACGCTCCTGACAGTGTTAACCAAATAAACTGGGATTTAATCAATGAAAGACAAGAAAGCATTGACTTTGTCCGTCAAATTATTCGACTGAAAACACAGACTAGCGCCTTTTCTTATCCTACATACGAAGAAGTTTACCGTCATGTCTTTGTTCACACAGCTGCAGAAAATAGCGGATGGATTGTTTACGAGATTCACGGGGGGCCAGAACATCTATTGGTAGTATTCAATGCCAAGGGAACTTCCTTATACTTTGAAAATGCAGGAAATCTAGAAATGCTTGTGACCAATAGTCGTTCGAAACAAGAAAATGTCATTGATGATACTAGTGTCGCAGTGCTAAAAGTACTCTCTTAA